The following coding sequences lie in one Bicyclus anynana chromosome 21, ilBicAnyn1.1, whole genome shotgun sequence genomic window:
- the LOC112047230 gene encoding MDS1 and EVI1 complex locus protein EVI1-A-like codes for MIMEAALPHFHRLASSRFYQQYAPPSRISSNYLHDLIPQQHPTLLQQYLAYYNEPLVPLDLSLKAPSPITPPCTPPPIQKRKADTKNEKPKIFRHFEESDDNANDESLEKIQKRKFDDDVSNDSDSPEAKKLKFTKQFFEELRSCLPKEDCDKSERSSPDIVEIRDVEERPKKSPKPVQPLKKSKVVRRLMFDEDKTSPVSGTIIRDLAEDETLVVRKGDIDPAFNVVEVTDEAKALIATIENRLGRYICRLCRRLYNDAFALAQHRCSRIVHIEYRCPECDKVFNCPANLASHRRWHKPRVPGTAKRREAPTPDSGRFPCHKCGKMFRRQAYLRKHLAAHEQPDTDVEKEPSAFRQVHVEYPYQPEPIRDTNFNTFWNKIPPTEQSWDDVRRCPSAYSSEDSRSLDVTGSEDEGGGGTDG; via the exons ATGATAATGGAGGCAGCACTACCACATTTCCATCGGCTAGCTAGCTCGCGTTTCTACCAGCAATATGCACCACCGTCGCGTATATCCAGCAACTATCTCCACGACCTGATCCCCCAGCAACACCCGACACTATTGCAGCAATATCTAGCCTACTACAACGAACCGTTAGTGCCACTCGACCTATCATTAAAAGCCCCTTCACCTATCACCCCACCGTGCACCCCACCGCCTATCCAAAAACGAAAAGCAGACACCAAAAATGAAAAACCAAAAATTTTCCGACATTTCGAGGAGTCAGACGACAATGCTAACGACGAATCGCTAGAGAAAATTCAAAAAAGGAAATTTGATGACGATGTTTCCAATGATAGCGATTCACCGGAGGCGAAGAAACTGAAATTTACAAAACAATTCTTCGAAGAGCTTCGAAGTTGTTTACCTAAAGAAGATTGTGATAAGAGTGAGAGGAGTTCCCCTGATATCGTAGAAATAAGAGACGTGGAAGAACGACCGAAGAAGTCGCCGAAGCCTGTGCAGCCGTTGAAGAAGAGTAAAGTAGTGAGGAGGTTGATGTTTGATGAAGACAAAACATCTCCAGTGAGCGGGACCATCATACGAGACCTTGCGGAGGACGAAACTCTAGTAGTTCGAAAG GGCGACATCGACCCAGCGTTCAACGTTGTGGAAGTGACGGACGAAGCGAAAGCTCTGATAGCCACCATAGAGAACAGACTGGGCCGCTACATCTGCAGGCTGTGTCGACGGCTGTACAACGACGCGTTCGCCCTCGCGCAGCATCGTTGTTCAAGGATCGTGCATATCGAATACCGATGTCCAGAGTGTGATAAG GTATTCAACTGCCCAGCCAACCTGGCATCACATCGACGTTGGCACAAGCCCCGGGTCCCAGGCACAGCCAAGCGACGCGAAGCTCCAACTCCTGACTCCGGTCGCTTCCCGTGCCACAAGTGTGGGAAGATGTTCAGGAGACAGGCCTACCTGAGGAAGCACCTGGCAGCCCACGAACAACCAGATACCGATGTGGAGAAGGAACCCTCCGCGTTCCGGCAGGTCCACGTCGAGTACCCCTACCAACCC GAACCAATCCGAGACACCAACTTCAATACCTTCTGGAACAAGATACCTCCTACCGAGCAGAGCTGGGATGACGTCAGACGTTGCCCGTCCGCCTACTCCTCGGAGGACTCCCGAAGTCTGGACGTGACGGGGTCCGAGGACGAGGGGGGCGGCGGGACGGACGGGTGA